CACTGCATTCTTCTCTATATAATCGTGATATAAAACTTCGCCTGTCAATAAGTCTTCTTCGATTTTCATTAATCGCATAGTTATGCGGGGACCAATCTCATGTAGCCTAAGTGAAGATTTATTATCCATTAAGTTACCACGGCGTAAATTTTGGGGCAACACGACATGCGTTTCTTCATCATCGAACTCCGAATCCGAGAGTAAGTatcctttttcgacaaaatcagCAATATCTTCGAATTTTGACATATTCGGAATATTTCTCGTTACTACCTTTTTCACTCCTTTGTTTAGATTGACTGGCACGACAGTGATGGAGTAGTGGCGGAAGTCGATTAACTTAGACACAGGATTATAGGACAAAAGAACGCAACGCTTCAGAGATGACAGTTTAACCTATGCataatgaaataaataatttagtcatcgaaataacaaaaaaaaatgtatcgaaAATACGAAATTACGGTTGAAAGGTTAATAGGGGGGAACATGTTTTGGAAGGTTATTGCCATCAGTTTAAGATGTCTTCCTTCTCCGCTGAAACTGTTAAGTATTACAAGCGGTGCTGTCTGGAAACTTTCTTCGTCAACAAACTGTTTTTTTGAAAGGCTAATTACGTCTTTAGCCAAAGTGTATTGTGTAACCTGAAAAAACAAAGGTagttttaatattgattcaacTTTGAAAGTTGATAATATAAAATGTTACCCGGAAAGTCAGCGTCGGTCCCCTTGGCATACGAATAATCTTCAGTGAAAGAGTCTGTGGTGATAGGGAAAACATGCACATGTGGGATACATGAAAAAATGCCGAAAGATGCACGAAGTCCTTGATCTTGTTGACACGACGCTCTCGTAGTGAGCTAGCCGTGAACGGTTCCATAACTTTACGGAGGTCTCTGGATAATGCCACAACCGAAGAGCATTTTTCTCCCCGACAAATAACAAACGTATGCGGTGCACTTTTCAGCGCCGTTGGTTCCTCAGTTAACGGCGCGTCGAGTTTCACACGATTGTTTTTTTGGTTACGGCGtcctttttttctcattttgagtCTGCGTGAAGCTTCTGAATGGTTGATAATATACTTTATTGAAATTCCAATGCAATGTGCAAGTTATACAAGAAAATAATCTAGTACACGTTTCGTTGAAAATAAAACACACACGGAGCACGTTCTCTTATCATATTTTGAAGTTTCACTAGTTTTTAGACAGTTCTATACTTCTGTGAACTTGCCGACCAAAGCTCGCCATAGCgatcagtgctgtcaactgttttttccaaaaatctgtatttggcggaaaaatttatctgtacaatatctttctctaaaaatcaaacatcgctttagtgcgaaaactgattttgcgcccaaaaaaaaaaaaggtcgctcgacctggtttcgccctatggaatccaacacaaaaactgaaaatcggtatttatctgtatgaaaattgaaatatcggtattttgagagagcatatctgtattcctgtatcgagtccaaaaatcggtataaataccgagaaatcggtatagttggcagcgctgataGCGATCAAAACTCtcaccagcgttgccaggtttgtTTTTAAATCTGACCCGGCGCAACAATCTGACACCACACACGCTCAGTTcagatagggtaacagaggttttttggcccactttaggattgattttattttggcccactttgtaaaaatatccaccaaatgctgtaatatctttgaaaaccccttccgcaatagataatttaatgtgattaacttcaaattgatgcaatatgggttacttaacatcgattaaatccatgaaGTTTGGTCGATaaagttaggtgggccaaaatatatgaagtggccaaaatacctctgttaccctaatcgTTCAGTTTTTTATTCCGTCCAAGGTTCATTTGAACTATTCGGAAAACTGAAGCTGTATGGGCGGTATATGATCAGTCAGTTATCGGTATTTTTggagaacatatctgtattgcggtattgaagaatccaatcagAGTGATCACcatgagatagcgttatggtgattgttttgacatatcccatgtatttagaacaaCTTTtggacaattttttcaatttacttgagtttgaacaaatgcagatggcaaaaccttacaaataagagtaaaaaaatgattattcacgtgttgtcatcaaacatatgatttaaaattgtcctatacacttgaaaatttcgaattttcagttcacatacagatttgatttagataataaaacatgagtaaatagatgagtaaaacagattttgatcataatttatcaattattctCAAAATTCAACCGTATCAcaagtttttgtatgttagtattcgggGAAAAAGTTCATGTAGATATGAGTCCCTATGAAAAAAGTCCGCAccgtacactcttaccagccgctacctctttttgggtcaaaacctacccaaaatgaactaaaaacatctccctaattttaggtaacgagtgatggcctcaaaatttaggtaaatgtaagtttacccGTAGTTTTATGCCATAATAAAGCACGTTACACATTTTTCACGATAAAGTCAAAGTAAAAACTGGAATTCAACGACTAAAACGAAAATTGTCCAACTAAAAATTTTccaattaaatgaaatttttattgaaatagaaatgaattttttattgaaatagaaaAGGAATTCATAACCAAGCGTAAATATTTAAATTATGTTTCATGAAAAACGAGTTAttccatttcaaaatcaaagcgTTAACAAATATTTGATAAACAAAATTCGAGAAATCAAAAATACCCAAACTGACGTACTACTTAAAAGATTGCTGATATACTCAGCCTTCTTCAGGTGTAGTTATTGCTCTGGGTCGAATAATAAGCGAAAGAGTATGAGTTATTATAGattcactaaattatttcgaaatgATCACATATGGGACATAAAAACAGCCAAGCTGGTATATTGCTgaaaaggttgctgatatacTCAGCTATCTACAGGTGTAATATTTGTTAGATTTGAAATAACGATAATTTCGGATGTTTATAATTTGTCAAGATATTTTCGGTACACTCGGCCGACGAAACGCCACTCGCCTATTAAAACTTTATCATAAATTCAAGCCCCTCTGGTAATTGGtgatgtcaaaatgaaattgcCTGAAAATCTATCGAAACCGAAAGACgaaaacggctgattttgaataacagttaccagaaCCTTGCTTACGTTTTTTTTATGTATAAAAGTAAAGTCCTGACattcattccttttg
This genomic window from Malaya genurostris strain Urasoe2022 chromosome 1, Malgen_1.1, whole genome shotgun sequence contains:
- the LOC131437942 gene encoding protein Peter pan — its product is MRKKGRRNQKNNRVKLDAPLTEEPTALKSAPHTFVICRGEKCSSVVALSRDLRKVMEPFTASSLRERRVNKIKDFVHLSAFFHVSHMCMFSLSPQTLSLKIIRMPRGPTLTFRVTQYTLAKDVISLSKKQFVDEESFQTAPLVILNSFSGEGRHLKLMAITFQNMFPPINLSTVKLSSLKRCVLLSYNPVSKLIDFRHYSITVVPVNLNKGVKKVVTRNIPNMSKFEDIADFVEKGYLLSDSEFDDEETHVVLPQNLRRGNLMDNKSSLRLHEIGPRITMRLMKIEEDLLTGEVLYHDYIEKNAVEIEELRKKRAAKQRLKEQRRKRQERNQKKKEVEKAEHKAKTSGGKLADVDRQLLKDAEEAVKDDSDEDDSKYYHEAIGEAPEKELFEGQSGNRKRPFIPKGANYSLKPKKTRLNKEKEHKNEERNERAHGKTKNDSGSGNKDKKGKFKKGGKFAGKRFGDDYKGKANYSGSKGKRNNSHGKSNFKKGKKK